The following proteins are encoded in a genomic region of Flammeovirga pectinis:
- the bioB gene encoding biotin synthase BioB, with translation MQAIIKNDWTRAEVADIYNMPLMELMYKAATIHREFQKTGEVQVCTLLSVKTGGCKEDCSYCSQSSKYSTHVKPQKLMATEDVIEKAKQAKDNGSTRFCMGAAWREARSNRDFERVLGMVGEINEMGMEVCATLGMLSEEQAEQLKDAGLYAYNHNLDTSREYYDKVITTRTFDDRLDTIKNVQKAKISVCSGGIIGLGETDADRIGMLHTLACLPTHPESVPVNALVPVEGTPMEQNKMVSTWEMIRMIATARIIMPEAMVRLSAGRTEMSTEAQALCFMAGANSIFAGDQLLTTPNPEEDIDKLMFDLLGLTPRASFKKETELV, from the coding sequence ATGCAAGCAATTATTAAAAACGATTGGACAAGAGCTGAAGTAGCTGACATTTATAACATGCCTTTAATGGAGTTAATGTATAAAGCAGCAACAATTCACAGAGAATTTCAGAAAACCGGAGAAGTACAAGTATGTACTTTACTATCTGTAAAAACAGGTGGTTGCAAAGAAGATTGTAGCTATTGCTCTCAATCTTCTAAATATAGCACTCACGTTAAGCCACAAAAATTAATGGCTACTGAAGATGTTATCGAAAAAGCAAAACAAGCCAAAGACAACGGTTCTACAAGATTTTGTATGGGTGCCGCTTGGAGAGAAGCAAGAAGCAACAGAGACTTTGAGCGAGTTTTAGGTATGGTTGGAGAGATCAATGAAATGGGTATGGAAGTTTGTGCAACACTTGGAATGTTAAGTGAAGAACAAGCTGAACAACTAAAAGACGCAGGTCTTTATGCATACAACCATAACCTTGATACAAGTAGAGAATATTACGATAAAGTAATTACTACACGTACTTTCGATGATCGTTTAGATACAATTAAAAACGTTCAAAAAGCTAAAATTTCAGTTTGTTCTGGTGGTATTATCGGTTTAGGAGAAACTGATGCTGACAGAATTGGAATGTTACATACTTTAGCTTGCTTACCTACTCACCCAGAGTCTGTACCTGTAAATGCGTTAGTACCTGTAGAAGGTACTCCAATGGAACAAAATAAAATGGTTTCTACTTGGGAAATGATTAGAATGATTGCAACTGCTCGTATTATTATGCCAGAAGCAATGGTTCGTTTATCAGCAGGTAGAACAGAAATGAGTACAGAAGCACAAGCATTGTGTTTTATGGCTGGAGCCAACTCTATTTTTGCAGGAGACCAACTCCTTACTACTCCTAACCCTGAAGAAGATATCGACAAATTAATGTTCGATTTATTAGGTTTAACGCCAAGAGCATCGTTTAAAAAAGAAACGGAACTAGTATAA
- a CDS encoding phytoene desaturase family protein — protein sequence MQEIPNDFDAIIIGSGMGALTTASLLSQIKGMKVLLLEKHWVLGGQTHEFKRKKYHFDVGVHYIGSMDARCMPRQIFNYITENNLKWNKMPHIFERFVYPDFTFDVPDNPKEYKSKLISQFPEEEDSINTYFNDVRLAKKWMEYHYATSFQKPLMKFIAKFSEPKGGKELALMITKDYVEKRFKNKQLQAVVCSQWGDFGLPPSKSAFGMHSLIVNHYLYGGFYPEGGAKKIAEYVIPTIEKNGGKLLVNHDVDEIIIKNKKAVGVRVKEKHGKNFTEKTYNAPIIISSTGFHSTFNKLVKEPVSFKEKINKLSGGMSAISLYVGLKSDPSTLGVKGENYWIANSYDHDETYNNRNSILTGEVNNCYLSFPTLKEQNNENHTAEIVTFADFSSFEKWKDLPWKRRGEEYEEVKKRISEGLLDCVEKQHPGFKELVSFHELSTPLTMESFTSTHKGRMYGLAHTPERFNSDWIKPQTPFKGLYITGGDICTTGVVGALMGGVATASVIFGTFGFAKNLYQIKKYNTTLQKADS from the coding sequence ATGCAAGAAATACCAAATGACTTCGACGCCATTATCATTGGAAGTGGAATGGGTGCACTCACTACTGCCTCTTTATTATCACAAATTAAAGGAATGAAAGTTCTACTTTTAGAAAAGCATTGGGTTTTAGGAGGACAAACTCATGAGTTCAAACGCAAGAAGTATCATTTTGATGTTGGAGTACATTACATTGGCAGTATGGATGCACGATGTATGCCAAGACAAATTTTCAACTACATTACAGAAAACAATCTAAAATGGAATAAAATGCCTCATATTTTTGAGCGTTTTGTGTACCCTGATTTTACTTTTGATGTACCCGATAATCCAAAAGAATATAAAAGTAAATTAATTTCTCAATTTCCAGAGGAAGAAGACAGTATTAATACGTATTTTAATGATGTTAGATTAGCTAAAAAATGGATGGAGTACCATTATGCTACCTCTTTCCAAAAACCTTTGATGAAATTTATTGCGAAGTTCTCCGAACCAAAAGGTGGAAAGGAATTAGCTTTAATGATTACCAAAGATTACGTAGAAAAAAGATTTAAGAATAAGCAACTACAAGCTGTTGTTTGTTCTCAATGGGGGGATTTTGGTCTACCCCCATCAAAAAGTGCTTTTGGAATGCATTCCCTTATAGTGAATCATTATTTATATGGTGGTTTTTACCCTGAAGGTGGAGCAAAAAAAATAGCTGAATATGTTATTCCAACTATCGAAAAAAATGGAGGAAAGCTACTGGTCAATCATGATGTTGATGAAATAATAATTAAAAATAAAAAAGCAGTAGGCGTTCGTGTTAAAGAAAAACACGGTAAAAATTTTACAGAAAAAACGTACAATGCTCCTATTATTATATCCTCTACTGGTTTCCATAGTACTTTCAATAAATTAGTAAAAGAACCCGTGTCTTTTAAAGAGAAAATCAATAAACTCTCTGGTGGCATGAGTGCTATTTCTTTATATGTAGGTCTAAAAAGTGATCCCTCTACCTTAGGTGTTAAAGGTGAAAATTATTGGATTGCAAATTCTTACGACCATGATGAGACTTATAATAATAGAAATTCAATTTTAACGGGAGAGGTTAATAATTGCTACCTTTCGTTCCCTACTTTAAAAGAACAAAACAACGAAAACCATACTGCAGAAATTGTAACATTTGCTGATTTCTCTTCTTTTGAAAAATGGAAAGACCTACCATGGAAAAGAAGAGGAGAAGAATATGAAGAAGTAAAAAAACGAATTTCAGAAGGTCTTCTTGATTGTGTAGAAAAGCAACATCCTGGCTTTAAAGAGCTTGTCAGTTTCCATGAGTTATCAACTCCATTAACAATGGAATCTTTTACAAGTACACACAAAGGGCGAATGTATGGTTTAGCACATACACCAGAAAGGTTTAATAGCGATTGGATAAAACCACAAACTCCTTTTAAAGGCTTATATATTACTGGAGGAGATATTTGTACTACTGGTGTTGTAGGTGCACTAATGGGAGGCGTTGCCACTGCATCTGTGATTTTCGGAACTTTTGGATTTGCCAAAAACTTATATCAAATAAAAAAATACAATACTACCCTACAAAAAGCTGATTCATAA